From one Chryseobacterium sp. 3008163 genomic stretch:
- a CDS encoding FKBP-type peptidyl-prolyl cis-trans isomerase produces the protein MKRQTIALFCIAIFSISCAQKSETKVDSKYTDDQKASYYIGLSIAQNMKQEGFKVDADLLAQAIKEEMDGKKKLMPAEEMTAFMQDFMQKQHEKKQAAAGLQATENKKKGLDFLTKNKSNPKVKTTVSGLQYEVLQEGDGKTKPKASDVVQVKYTGKLLDGTVFDSTDKNGGNPMDINLGGVIKGWTEGIQLMSKGSKYRFYIPSDLAYGDQGAGPAIPAGATIIFDVELVNIK, from the coding sequence ATGAAAAGACAGACTATCGCATTATTTTGCATAGCAATATTTAGTATTTCATGTGCTCAGAAAAGTGAGACTAAGGTGGATAGCAAATATACGGATGACCAGAAAGCTTCTTATTATATTGGTTTAAGTATTGCCCAAAACATGAAACAAGAAGGTTTCAAAGTAGATGCAGACCTTTTGGCTCAGGCTATCAAAGAAGAAATGGATGGAAAAAAGAAGTTGATGCCGGCCGAAGAAATGACTGCCTTTATGCAAGACTTTATGCAGAAGCAACATGAAAAAAAGCAAGCTGCAGCAGGATTGCAAGCAACAGAAAATAAGAAAAAAGGTCTAGATTTTCTTACGAAAAATAAAAGTAACCCTAAAGTGAAAACCACAGTTTCAGGTTTGCAGTACGAAGTTTTGCAGGAAGGCGATGGAAAAACAAAACCAAAAGCATCAGATGTTGTACAGGTAAAATATACCGGAAAACTTCTGGATGGAACTGTTTTCGATTCTACCGACAAAAATGGAGGTAATCCAATGGATATCAATCTTGGCGGCGTAATCAAAGGTTGGACAGAAGGTATTCAACTCATGAGCAAAGGATCTAAATACAGATTTTACATTCCTTCAGATCTGGCTTATGGAGATCAAGGTGCCGGACCCGCAATTCCGGCAGGTGCTACCATTATCTTTGATGTAGAATTAGTGAATATAAAATAG
- a CDS encoding endonuclease/exonuclease/phosphatase family protein — translation MNFRFSIVLLMFFALGFSQDLKVMSFNIRLNVDSDKENAWTNRKKDVADLLTYYHPDFFGVQEALPEQMKDIKLGLRNYDYVGVGRDDGKEKGEFSAIFYDTKKLQIVKSGTFWLSETPEKPSKGWDAALNRICTYAIFKDKDSKKEFLAMNIHFDHIGNIARVKSSELILKKVKELNPKNLPLVLTGDFNLTEDSEPVKILSQNLEDTFYNAEKKHYGPVGTFTAFNVNEVPKDRIDYIFTKGFKIKSHRHINDRRENLLYPSDHFPVLVDLQF, via the coding sequence ATGAATTTCAGATTTTCAATCGTATTGCTGATGTTTTTCGCATTAGGTTTTTCTCAGGATCTTAAAGTGATGAGTTTTAATATCAGACTGAATGTTGATTCCGACAAAGAAAATGCATGGACAAACAGAAAAAAGGATGTTGCAGATTTGTTGACTTATTACCACCCGGATTTTTTTGGTGTTCAGGAAGCGCTTCCTGAGCAGATGAAAGATATTAAATTAGGTTTGAGAAATTACGATTATGTAGGAGTTGGAAGGGATGACGGCAAAGAGAAAGGTGAGTTTTCGGCAATATTTTATGATACTAAAAAACTTCAGATTGTAAAATCAGGAACCTTCTGGCTTTCTGAAACTCCCGAAAAACCATCAAAAGGTTGGGATGCGGCTTTGAATAGAATTTGTACCTACGCAATTTTTAAAGATAAAGATTCAAAGAAAGAATTTCTGGCAATGAATATTCATTTTGATCACATCGGAAATATTGCAAGAGTAAAATCTTCAGAATTGATTTTAAAGAAAGTCAAAGAATTAAATCCGAAAAATTTGCCTTTAGTTTTAACGGGTGATTTTAATTTAACGGAAGATTCAGAGCCTGTAAAAATTCTTTCTCAAAATCTGGAAGATACTTTCTACAATGCTGAAAAGAAACATTATGGTCCGGTAGGGACGTTCACAGCATTTAACGTCAATGAAGTTCCGAAAGACAGAATCGATTATATTTTCACGAAAGGTTTTAAAATAAAATCTCACAGACACATCAACGACAGACGAGAAAATCTGCTCTATCCATCAGACCATTTTCCGGTTTTGGTTGATTTGCAATTTTAA
- a CDS encoding response regulator transcription factor: MNTKILLVEDDSDFGMILKQYLELEDFEVVWFQNPEDVVTILASDFPYHIGILDIMMPKMDGFSLAKIILKQKPQFPLLFLTAKNQKIDRLTGLKIGADDYLAKPCDPEELILRIKNILKRTTSNIPNTQQKIGDYILDSDKLLLIHPTGNIRLTIREKDLLIYLLQHNNQMIKRDDVLDKLWETNDYFTGRSLDVFISKLRKYLNNDPTIKILSVRGIGFEINFPER; encoded by the coding sequence ATGAACACTAAAATTCTTTTGGTAGAAGATGATTCAGACTTTGGGATGATTCTGAAACAATATCTTGAATTAGAAGATTTTGAGGTTGTCTGGTTTCAGAATCCGGAAGATGTTGTGACTATTTTAGCTTCAGATTTCCCGTATCACATCGGGATTCTAGACATTATGATGCCGAAAATGGATGGCTTTTCTTTGGCGAAAATCATTTTAAAACAGAAACCACAGTTTCCACTCCTTTTTTTAACCGCTAAAAATCAAAAAATCGACCGTCTTACAGGTCTGAAAATCGGTGCAGATGATTATCTGGCAAAGCCTTGTGATCCTGAAGAATTAATTTTAAGAATTAAAAACATTCTGAAAAGAACGACATCGAATATCCCAAACACTCAGCAGAAAATCGGAGATTACATTTTAGATTCAGACAAGTTGCTACTCATTCATCCCACAGGAAATATCCGTTTAACCATCCGTGAAAAAGATCTGTTAATTTATCTTTTACAACATAACAATCAGATGATTAAGCGTGATGACGTTCTCGATAAATTATGGGAAACTAACGATTATTTTACCGGAAGAAGTCTTGATGTTTTCATCAGCAAACTTAGAAAATACTTAAACAACGACCCTACCATAAAAATTCTGTCAGTAAGAGGCATTGGCTTTGAAATCAATTTTCCTGAGAGATAA
- a CDS encoding sensor histidine kinase — MISKSKNLITLFATLFLLLLGIQGYFMYKTYQVKEREIYREVHKTLTEYTDHLEDKGGMKRVHDDTVQAILVRFKNKEITHDEFLNLFDKNRIATEKEFSKYVDDQFKAEGYEVAVKIEYSSIIFNPTKTNLITKPIVIYETKKKVKKAGILNTGTWETTSKSTDTDDKTLTRNDSFSLKSTTGYEILNIKTVVFRELTLLILCCIALLASVLILYIFTIKNLIKQQKQIEVLHTIVDNISHEFKTPIATLKIASKTLKKNLNAETLPLIDRQVNRLENLLLQLHKDENTAETIFIQPEDWDFFIHDLAFTYPEHAFKFQNDIEKEMPFDKNLMETIVKNLCENSVKYGASEIDINIIGQEKHLEINISDNGEGIAKNEQKSIFEKFYRIQSNNIHNTKGLGLGLYFVQKIVSKYHGKIDVKSDINIGTQFKINLPYEH; from the coding sequence ATGATTTCAAAAAGCAAAAATCTTATCACTCTGTTTGCTACTTTATTCCTGCTTCTTTTGGGGATTCAAGGATATTTTATGTATAAAACCTATCAGGTAAAAGAACGTGAAATCTACCGCGAGGTTCATAAGACATTGACAGAATACACTGATCATCTTGAAGACAAAGGTGGAATGAAAAGAGTACACGATGATACAGTGCAAGCCATTTTAGTTCGGTTTAAAAACAAAGAAATTACCCATGATGAATTTCTGAATCTTTTCGATAAAAACAGAATTGCTACCGAAAAAGAATTTAGCAAATATGTAGATGACCAATTTAAAGCTGAAGGGTATGAGGTTGCGGTAAAAATTGAATATTCGTCAATTATTTTTAATCCTACAAAAACAAATCTCATTACAAAACCCATCGTTATCTACGAAACTAAAAAAAAGGTAAAGAAAGCCGGAATTTTAAATACTGGGACTTGGGAAACCACTTCTAAATCAACTGATACTGATGACAAAACACTCACCAGAAATGACAGCTTCTCTTTAAAGAGTACCACTGGATATGAAATTTTAAATATAAAAACAGTGGTTTTCAGAGAATTGACTCTGCTTATTTTATGTTGTATCGCTTTGCTTGCAAGTGTCCTGATTTTATATATTTTCACGATTAAAAACCTCATCAAACAACAAAAACAGATTGAAGTTTTACACACCATCGTTGATAACATTTCGCATGAGTTCAAAACCCCGATTGCTACTTTGAAGATTGCCTCAAAAACTCTGAAAAAGAATCTTAATGCGGAAACATTACCCTTAATTGACCGACAAGTTAACCGATTAGAAAACCTATTACTTCAACTTCACAAAGATGAAAATACAGCGGAAACAATTTTTATACAACCCGAAGATTGGGATTTTTTTATTCATGATCTGGCTTTTACATATCCTGAGCATGCATTTAAGTTTCAAAATGACATTGAAAAAGAGATGCCTTTTGATAAAAATTTAATGGAAACTATCGTTAAAAATCTCTGCGAAAACAGTGTAAAATATGGTGCTTCTGAAATCGACATCAATATAATTGGCCAAGAAAAACATTTAGAAATAAACATTTCTGATAACGGTGAAGGCATTGCGAAAAATGAACAGAAAAGTATTTTCGAAAAATTTTACAGAATACAATCCAACAACATTCACAACACAAAAGGTTTAGGATTAGGACTTTATTTTGTGCAGAAAATAGTTTCAAAATATCACGGGAAGATAGATGTGAAAAGTGATATCAATATCGGAACACAATTTAAAATCAATTTGCCGTATGAACACTAA
- a CDS encoding outer membrane beta-barrel family protein codes for MYKFLILLFFPALLFSQKTKIEGTITNVQKEKLPLVSVEVYNSQNILLKTVITNENGNFVLDGITENNVKLIIKDLEYAQLEKNLNLDEQKESLKIILKKDIQEIQEVVMTKQKPLVKRKIDRLEFNVENSNISSLNAWEILKKTPGVTSGNDVLAIKGSQSIVVTINDKRVMLTGDELKDLLENTQGDEVKSVEVITNPPAKYEASGSAVLNIVMKKNKIEGYRGVLSSKYIQSQYAKGVAGISQYYKKNKLSVMGSYYFGSGTYYREGTDYVNYAEDQTRWISTMNRKDKNASQNTVNFNLEYEIDSLTNVSLNYSGFFSPKSFGTYNVPTLIYNSQNEVESNYTTINDHHSRSINNSVSFQVDRKLNAKSKLTWTNYFAGNNAQKYQDVLTYLDFVNQSPTENNFVTNNKSDVKLYSTQADYQWKNEKWEVESGGKYSFVKTNSQLDFSDNENGELQYRSDKSNVFDYKEHNFALYTSLTYNPGKWNFKAGLRAEKTDLEGVVSEPFEVNKNNYWKLFPTLYAQYTTANNHQFGLSYGKRISRPSYSWLNPAKSYYNLFSYFQGDPKLKATIIHNLNFTYTWKEWNLDFYYRKEIFPSMEISFQEPSTNNLIYNFTNIEKGQAFGLSVYKNFQIKPWWSLSLSENLEHNENYFIGIDNVLYKNKVWNWVSDISTSFTLDKNSDWKLELGHRYNSPSIQGTFRISSSSSAYLVMNKKFFDKKLEASLVFNDIFRTSGEKVSTKYANQDNYFIDYRDTQSVSVSVKFNFGNQSVKNAKAIKKADEQGRM; via the coding sequence ATGTATAAATTTCTCATTTTATTATTCTTTCCGGCTCTTTTGTTTTCGCAAAAAACTAAAATTGAAGGTACGATTACGAACGTTCAGAAAGAAAAATTGCCATTGGTTTCTGTAGAAGTTTACAATTCTCAAAATATTTTATTGAAAACTGTAATCACGAATGAAAACGGAAATTTTGTATTGGATGGAATCACAGAAAACAATGTAAAATTAATCATCAAAGATTTAGAATATGCTCAGTTGGAAAAAAATCTAAACTTGGATGAGCAAAAAGAAAGTTTAAAGATTATCCTTAAAAAAGATATTCAGGAAATTCAGGAAGTGGTAATGACCAAACAGAAACCTTTGGTGAAAAGAAAAATAGACCGATTAGAATTTAATGTAGAAAACAGCAATATCTCGTCACTTAATGCTTGGGAGATTCTTAAAAAAACTCCCGGAGTTACATCGGGAAATGATGTTTTGGCAATCAAAGGAAGTCAGAGTATCGTCGTAACAATTAATGATAAAAGAGTAATGCTCACAGGCGACGAACTGAAGGATTTATTGGAAAATACTCAGGGTGATGAAGTGAAGTCTGTAGAAGTTATCACCAATCCGCCCGCAAAATACGAAGCTTCGGGAAGTGCGGTTCTCAACATCGTCATGAAGAAAAATAAAATTGAAGGATATCGTGGCGTTTTGAGCTCAAAATATATTCAAAGTCAATATGCAAAGGGCGTGGCTGGAATTTCTCAGTATTATAAAAAGAATAAGCTTTCGGTAATGGGAAGTTATTATTTCGGAAGCGGAACCTATTATCGTGAAGGTACAGATTATGTAAATTATGCTGAAGATCAGACCCGATGGATTAGTACAATGAACAGAAAAGATAAGAACGCGAGCCAGAATACGGTCAATTTTAATCTGGAATATGAAATTGACAGTCTGACCAATGTGAGTTTAAATTATTCAGGATTTTTTAGTCCAAAATCGTTTGGAACTTACAACGTGCCGACTTTAATTTATAACAGCCAAAATGAAGTTGAATCGAATTATACAACCATTAATGATCATCATTCTAGAAGTATCAATAATTCGGTAAGCTTTCAGGTAGACAGAAAATTAAATGCAAAAAGCAAGTTAACCTGGACGAATTATTTTGCTGGAAACAATGCACAGAAATATCAGGATGTCTTAACCTATCTTGATTTTGTGAACCAATCTCCAACAGAAAATAATTTTGTAACCAATAATAAAAGTGATGTCAAACTTTACTCCACACAGGCAGATTATCAGTGGAAAAATGAAAAGTGGGAAGTAGAATCCGGCGGAAAATACAGCTTTGTGAAAACCAACAGCCAACTCGATTTTTCGGATAATGAAAACGGAGAATTACAATACCGATCGGATAAAAGCAATGTTTTTGATTACAAAGAACACAATTTTGCACTCTATACTTCATTGACCTACAATCCCGGGAAATGGAATTTCAAAGCAGGATTACGGGCAGAAAAAACCGACTTGGAAGGAGTGGTTTCAGAGCCGTTTGAAGTGAATAAAAACAATTACTGGAAATTATTTCCTACACTTTATGCCCAATATACTACCGCCAATAATCATCAGTTCGGGTTGTCTTATGGAAAACGCATCAGCAGACCTTCGTATTCATGGCTCAATCCTGCGAAATCATATTATAATTTGTTCTCCTATTTTCAGGGTGACCCTAAATTGAAGGCTACTATTATCCATAACCTCAATTTTACCTACACGTGGAAAGAATGGAATCTGGATTTCTATTACAGAAAAGAAATTTTCCCGTCGATGGAAATCTCTTTTCAGGAGCCAAGTACCAATAATTTGATTTATAATTTTACAAATATCGAGAAAGGACAGGCGTTTGGATTAAGTGTATATAAAAATTTTCAAATCAAACCTTGGTGGAGTCTGAGTTTATCTGAAAACCTTGAACACAACGAAAATTATTTTATCGGTATCGATAATGTATTGTATAAAAACAAGGTATGGAACTGGGTTTCTGATATTTCCACAAGTTTTACTTTAGACAAAAACAGCGATTGGAAATTAGAATTGGGTCATCGGTACAACTCGCCATCTATTCAGGGTACATTTAGAATTTCTAGTTCGTCATCTGCCTATTTGGTCATGAATAAAAAGTTTTTCGACAAAAAGCTTGAGGCGAGTCTTGTTTTCAATGATATTTTCAGAACATCTGGAGAAAAGGTGAGTACCAAATATGCCAACCAGGATAATTATTTCATCGACTACCGAGATACACAAAGTGTTTCTGTTTCTGTGAAATTTAATTTTGGTAACCAATCAGTGAAAAATGCTAAGGCAATTAAAAAAGCCGATGAACAGGGAAGAATGTAA
- the clpB gene encoding ATP-dependent chaperone ClpB, with translation MNLNQYTVKSQEAIQAAQQVAMEFGNQQIEPQHLLEGIFQIDENISPFLLKKSEADASLVRERNRENLEKLPKVQGGNIYLSQSANKVLLDAPNIAKKMGDEFVTIEHLWLSLLETNSEVSKTLKDMGVTKSLLEGGIKELRKGSTANSASSEETYQSLKKYAKNFNELAAEGKLDPVIGRDEEIRRVLQILSRRTKNNPILIGEPGVGKTAIAEGIAHRIISGDIPENLQDKTLYSLDMGALIAGAKYKGEFEERLKSVVNEVIKSEGQIILFIDEIHTLVGAGGGEGAMDAANILKPALARGELRAIGATTLNEYQKYFEKDKALERRFQKVMVEEPDTESAISILRGIKDKYEAHHKVRIKDEAIIAAVEMSQRYISDRFLPDKAIDLIDEASAKLRMEINSKPEELDVLDRKLMQMEIELAAISREGSQTKIDHLKEDISKISEERNEINAKWLKEKQKSEDLTSIKKDIESLKLEAERASRAGDYAKVAEIQYGKIKEKEDALQKLELEMQNHQNELIKEEVTADNISEVIGKWTGIPVTKLLQSEREKLLHLETELHHRVVGQEEAIEAVADAIRRNRAGLSDEKKPIGSFLFLGTTGVGKTELAKALAEFLFDDENNMTRIDMSEYQERHSVSRLVGAPPGYVGYDEGGQLTEAVRRRPYSVVLLDEIEKAHPDVFNTLLQVLDDGRLTDNKGRVVNFKNSIIIMTSNLGSHIIQENFENITEENQDEIVAKTKIEVFDLLKQTLRPEFLNRIDETVLFQPLRKKEIGKIVQYQLRGFNDLLLKRNIIMTATQDALNYLTNKGYDPVFGARPLKRVIQQEVLNKLSKEILAGTVNDGDRITLDYFEETGLVFRPTEK, from the coding sequence ATGAACTTAAACCAATATACCGTAAAATCACAGGAAGCCATCCAAGCCGCTCAGCAAGTAGCAATGGAATTTGGCAATCAGCAAATAGAACCTCAACATCTTTTGGAAGGAATTTTTCAAATAGATGAAAATATATCGCCTTTTTTATTGAAGAAATCTGAAGCAGATGCGAGTTTGGTAAGAGAGCGGAACAGAGAAAATTTAGAAAAACTTCCGAAAGTACAAGGCGGAAACATTTACCTTTCACAATCGGCAAATAAAGTTTTGCTTGATGCTCCCAACATTGCTAAAAAAATGGGTGATGAATTTGTGACTATCGAACATCTTTGGCTTTCATTGTTAGAAACAAATTCAGAAGTTTCAAAAACTTTGAAAGATATGGGTGTTACCAAAAGTCTTTTGGAAGGTGGAATTAAAGAATTAAGAAAAGGTAGTACTGCAAATTCTGCCAGTTCAGAAGAAACGTATCAGTCCTTAAAAAAATATGCTAAAAACTTCAACGAATTAGCCGCAGAAGGAAAATTAGATCCCGTAATTGGTCGTGATGAAGAAATCAGGAGAGTTTTACAAATTCTTTCGAGAAGAACAAAAAACAACCCGATTCTGATTGGTGAACCTGGAGTTGGTAAAACCGCAATTGCAGAAGGAATTGCACACAGAATTATTTCCGGAGATATCCCTGAAAATCTGCAGGATAAAACTTTGTACTCTTTGGATATGGGCGCATTGATTGCCGGTGCAAAATACAAAGGTGAATTTGAAGAGCGTTTGAAATCTGTTGTGAATGAAGTTATCAAATCAGAGGGACAAATTATTCTTTTCATCGACGAGATCCACACTTTAGTAGGAGCCGGAGGTGGCGAAGGAGCAATGGACGCAGCTAATATTCTGAAACCTGCTTTGGCAAGAGGAGAATTGAGAGCGATCGGTGCAACAACTTTAAATGAATATCAAAAATATTTTGAAAAAGATAAAGCGTTAGAAAGACGTTTCCAGAAAGTGATGGTGGAAGAACCAGATACTGAATCGGCGATTTCTATCCTTCGAGGAATTAAAGATAAATATGAAGCTCACCACAAAGTAAGAATCAAAGACGAAGCGATTATTGCGGCTGTGGAAATGTCTCAACGATATATTTCAGACCGTTTTTTACCGGACAAAGCAATCGACCTTATTGATGAAGCTTCAGCTAAGTTGAGAATGGAAATCAATTCAAAACCTGAAGAACTGGATGTTCTAGACAGAAAACTGATGCAGATGGAAATTGAACTGGCTGCGATTTCAAGAGAAGGAAGCCAGACTAAAATTGACCATTTAAAAGAAGATATTTCGAAAATTTCTGAGGAAAGAAATGAAATCAATGCAAAATGGCTTAAAGAAAAACAAAAATCTGAGGATTTAACCTCGATTAAAAAAGATATAGAATCTCTGAAACTGGAAGCAGAAAGAGCCTCAAGAGCAGGAGATTATGCTAAGGTTGCTGAAATTCAGTACGGAAAAATTAAGGAGAAAGAAGATGCTTTGCAAAAACTTGAACTGGAAATGCAAAATCATCAGAATGAATTGATTAAAGAAGAAGTAACCGCAGACAATATTTCTGAAGTGATTGGAAAATGGACAGGAATTCCAGTTACGAAGTTGCTTCAATCTGAAAGAGAAAAACTATTACATCTTGAAACTGAACTTCATCACAGGGTTGTCGGTCAGGAAGAAGCTATCGAAGCAGTCGCTGATGCGATTAGAAGAAACAGAGCTGGATTGAGCGACGAGAAAAAACCAATTGGAAGTTTCTTATTCTTAGGAACAACTGGAGTCGGTAAAACTGAACTGGCAAAAGCTTTAGCTGAGTTTTTATTCGACGACGAAAACAATATGACGAGAATTGATATGAGTGAATACCAAGAAAGACACAGCGTGTCTAGGCTTGTTGGTGCGCCTCCAGGATATGTTGGATATGATGAAGGTGGTCAATTGACGGAAGCTGTTAGAAGAAGACCTTATTCGGTCGTGCTTTTAGATGAAATTGAAAAAGCACACCCAGATGTTTTCAACACGTTATTGCAAGTTTTGGATGACGGAAGATTGACGGACAATAAAGGTCGTGTGGTAAATTTCAAAAATTCGATTATTATTATGACTTCGAATTTGGGTTCGCATATCATTCAGGAAAATTTTGAAAATATTACTGAGGAAAATCAGGATGAGATTGTTGCTAAAACTAAAATTGAAGTTTTCGATTTACTGAAACAAACGCTTCGTCCGGAATTCCTGAACAGAATTGATGAAACAGTGCTGTTCCAGCCTTTAAGAAAAAAAGAAATCGGAAAAATCGTGCAGTATCAGTTGAGAGGTTTCAATGATTTGTTGCTGAAAAGAAATATCATTATGACTGCAACGCAAGATGCATTGAATTACCTGACAAACAAAGGGTACGACCCGGTTTTCGGAGCAAGACCTTTGAAAAGAGTCATTCAGCAGGAAGTTTTGAATAAATTATCAAAAGAAATCCTCGCTGGAACCGTGAATGACGGTGACAGAATTACGCTGGATTATTTCGAGGAGACAGGTTTGGTTTTCAGACCTACAGAAAAATAA
- a CDS encoding M1 family metallopeptidase yields MNFKFPSIISTVAVMLFANSVYAQEAPKYDYVEAFKPFFYSQTGTETRSASGQPGHAYWQNSADYHLNVSLNDTKNEIAGIAEITYTNNSPDKMSFLWLQLDQNLFEKDSRGNALVPLSGSRNGAKGETFEGGYKIKSVKYDGKDVKYTITDTRMQIDLPQELKAKGGVAKIKIEYTFLSPQYGSDRMGVEDTKNGKIFTMAQWYPRMCVYDDVLGWNTMPYLGASEFYLEYGDITANITVPANHYVVASGELLNEKEVYSKEENNRWSQARNSDKTVMIRPESEIGKNNASGTKTWKFKINQTRDFAWASSPAFIVDAAKINLPSGKKSLAISAYPSESAGNSAWGRSTEYTKAAIEHYSAKWYEYTYPAATNVAGNEGGMEYPGIVFCHMNSKGEDLWGVTDHEFGHNWFPMIVGSNERLFAWMDEGFNTFINELSTEAFNKGEYYSKKNIAQTGAFLMSDQFEPIMVGPDNMKENNIGVLAYYKPGMGMGILRESILGPEKFDKAFSTYIERWAFKHPTPWDFFHTMENVSGEELNWFWRGWFINKWKIDQAVKTVKYVNGDFKNGAQITVENLGQLPMPTSIQLKFKDGTEQVVKLPVEIWKRNTEWTFKVDSTKEIAEVKLDPKSQIPDINPKNNTWSSADAKMVEKINAKDFTGTFGSKDLPVKLKFIEKNNQLFGQATGQPEFDLEYIGNNTFTFEQAQISLTFSQDKKTISFKQGGREFKFTKE; encoded by the coding sequence ATGAATTTTAAATTTCCATCGATAATTTCTACGGTAGCAGTAATGCTTTTTGCCAATTCTGTGTATGCTCAGGAAGCTCCCAAGTATGATTATGTAGAAGCCTTTAAGCCGTTTTTCTATTCTCAAACCGGAACAGAAACCCGTTCAGCAAGCGGTCAGCCGGGACATGCTTATTGGCAAAACTCTGCAGATTATCATCTCAACGTCAGCCTGAATGACACCAAAAATGAAATCGCAGGCATTGCGGAAATTACGTATACCAACAACAGTCCGGATAAGATGAGTTTCCTGTGGCTGCAGCTGGATCAAAATTTATTTGAAAAAGATTCCCGTGGAAATGCGCTTGTACCTCTTTCCGGGAGCAGAAACGGAGCAAAAGGGGAGACTTTCGAAGGCGGATATAAAATTAAATCTGTAAAATACGACGGTAAGGATGTGAAATATACCATTACAGATACCAGAATGCAGATCGATTTGCCACAAGAATTAAAAGCAAAAGGTGGAGTAGCGAAAATTAAAATTGAATATACCTTCTTGTCTCCACAATACGGCTCAGACAGAATGGGTGTTGAGGATACAAAAAACGGTAAAATCTTTACGATGGCGCAGTGGTATCCGAGAATGTGCGTGTATGATGACGTTTTGGGCTGGAACACGATGCCTTATTTAGGAGCCTCAGAGTTTTATCTTGAATATGGTGATATTACTGCAAACATTACTGTTCCTGCCAATCATTATGTTGTTGCATCGGGAGAACTTTTAAATGAAAAAGAAGTGTATTCAAAAGAAGAAAACAACAGATGGTCACAGGCAAGAAACTCAGATAAAACCGTCATGATCAGACCAGAATCTGAGATTGGTAAAAATAATGCCTCAGGAACAAAAACCTGGAAGTTTAAAATCAATCAGACCAGAGATTTTGCCTGGGCATCTTCTCCAGCGTTTATTGTAGACGCTGCTAAAATTAATCTTCCGAGTGGCAAAAAATCATTGGCAATCTCTGCTTACCCTTCTGAAAGTGCAGGAAATAGCGCTTGGGGAAGGTCTACAGAATACACCAAAGCGGCTATCGAACATTATTCCGCCAAATGGTATGAGTATACTTACCCAGCGGCAACCAACGTTGCAGGAAACGAAGGCGGAATGGAATATCCCGGAATCGTTTTCTGCCATATGAATTCTAAAGGAGAAGATCTTTGGGGTGTTACCGATCATGAGTTCGGGCACAACTGGTTCCCGATGATTGTGGGATCAAACGAAAGACTTTTTGCATGGATGGATGAAGGTTTCAACACATTTATCAATGAATTATCTACTGAAGCTTTCAATAAAGGCGAATATTATTCAAAGAAAAATATTGCACAGACCGGAGCTTTTCTGATGAGTGATCAATTTGAACCGATTATGGTGGGACCTGATAATATGAAAGAAAATAATATCGGAGTTTTAGCCTATTACAAACCAGGAATGGGAATGGGGATTTTGAGAGAATCTATCCTTGGACCTGAAAAATTCGACAAAGCTTTCAGCACTTACATTGAGCGTTGGGCATTCAAACATCCTACACCGTGGGATTTCTTCCACACCATGGAAAATGTTTCAGGAGAAGAACTAAATTGGTTTTGGAGAGGTTGGTTCATTAACAAATGGAAAATCGACCAAGCGGTAAAGACTGTGAAATATGTGAATGGTGATTTCAAAAACGGAGCGCAGATTACCGTAGAAAATTTGGGTCAATTACCAATGCCGACCAGTATTCAGTTAAAATTTAAAGACGGAACTGAGCAAGTTGTAAAGTTACCTGTAGAAATCTGGAAAAGAAATACGGAATGGACGTTTAAAGTAGATTCAACAAAAGAAATCGCAGAGGTTAAATTAGATCCTAAATCTCAAATTCCTGATATAAACCCTAAAAATAACACATGGTCTTCTGCAGATGCAAAAATGGTGGAGAAAATCAATGCAAAAGATTTTACCGGAACATTTGGGAGCAAAGATCTTCCGGTAAAACTGAAGTTTATCGAAAAAAATAATCAGCTCTTTGGCCAGGCAACCGGACAGCCGGAATTTGATCTCGAATATATTGGGAATAACACATTTACATTCGAGCAGGCACAAATATCACTGACATTTAGCCAGGATAAAAAGACCATCAGTTTTAAACAAGGCGGTAGAGAATTTAAGTTTACTAAAGAATAA